The following proteins come from a genomic window of Vibrio vulnificus NBRC 15645 = ATCC 27562:
- the def gene encoding peptide deformylase translates to MAVLDILTAPDPRLRVESKQVTDVAAVQTLIDDLLDTLYATDNGVGLAAPQVGREEAIVVIDLSENRDEPLVLVNPKVVSGSNKEMGQEGCLSVPDYYADVERYTSVVVEALDRNGKELRIETSEFLAIVMQHEIDHLSGNLFIDYLSPLKQQMAMKKVKKHNKLRAR, encoded by the coding sequence ATGGCTGTTTTAGACATTTTAACTGCACCCGATCCACGTCTACGCGTTGAATCAAAGCAAGTCACCGATGTGGCTGCGGTACAAACTCTGATCGATGATCTGCTAGACACACTTTACGCTACAGACAATGGTGTGGGCTTAGCTGCGCCGCAAGTTGGCCGCGAAGAAGCGATTGTGGTGATTGACCTGTCTGAAAATCGCGATGAGCCATTAGTGCTGGTGAACCCAAAAGTGGTGAGTGGCAGCAACAAAGAAATGGGTCAAGAAGGCTGTTTGTCTGTTCCTGACTACTACGCCGATGTTGAGCGTTACACTTCTGTGGTTGTGGAAGCGCTTGATCGTAACGGTAAAGAGTTGCGAATCGAAACCAGCGAGTTTCTCGCGATCGTGATGCAACATGAGATTGACCATCTTTCTGGTAATCTCTTCATCGACTACTTGTCGCCACTGAAGCAGCAAATGGCGATGAAAAAAGTGAAAAAACACAACAAGCTTCGTGCTCGCTAA
- a CDS encoding PTS ascorbate transporter subunit IIC — translation MEFFRFLMNDVLSEPAVLVGLIALIGLIAQKKPVTECIKGTVKTILGFIVLGAGAGLVVSSLGDFATIFQQAFGITGVVPNNEAIVSIAQEAFGKEMAMIMFFAMLVNILIARFTPWKFIFLTGHHTLFMSMMVAAILSSSGMSGVPLIALGSLVVGAVMVFFPAIAHKYMKQVTGSDDVAIGHFSTLSYVLAGFIGSKFGNKEHSTEEMNVPKSLLFLRDTPVAISFTMGIIFMVTCLFAGGDFVREVSGGKHWFMFALMQSITFAGGVYVILQGVRMVIAEIVPAFKGISDKLVPNAKPALDCPVVFPYAPNAVLVGFLSSFAAGLLGMFLLYVMGLTVIIPGVVPHFFVGAAAGVFGNATGGRRGAILGAFAQGLLITFLPVFLMPVLGDLGFANTTFSDADFGAVGILLGLIVR, via the coding sequence ATGGAATTCTTTCGTTTCTTAATGAATGACGTTCTATCAGAACCTGCCGTTTTGGTGGGCCTGATTGCACTCATCGGCCTAATCGCACAGAAAAAGCCTGTCACCGAGTGTATCAAAGGTACTGTTAAAACCATCTTAGGTTTTATCGTGCTTGGCGCAGGTGCTGGCTTGGTCGTAAGCTCACTCGGCGATTTTGCCACTATTTTCCAACAAGCATTTGGCATCACTGGTGTTGTTCCTAACAACGAAGCCATCGTGTCGATTGCACAAGAAGCCTTTGGTAAAGAGATGGCGATGATCATGTTCTTTGCCATGTTGGTGAATATTCTGATTGCTCGCTTTACGCCGTGGAAATTCATTTTCTTGACGGGTCACCACACTTTGTTTATGTCGATGATGGTTGCCGCCATCCTTTCTTCTAGCGGTATGAGTGGCGTTCCTCTGATTGCTCTGGGTTCACTGGTCGTGGGCGCTGTGATGGTGTTCTTCCCTGCGATTGCACACAAGTACATGAAACAAGTGACGGGTTCAGACGACGTTGCAATTGGCCACTTCTCCACACTTTCTTACGTGTTGGCTGGCTTTATCGGCAGCAAATTTGGTAACAAAGAACACTCGACTGAAGAGATGAACGTACCAAAGAGCCTGCTGTTCTTGCGTGACACGCCAGTGGCGATCTCGTTTACCATGGGCATCATTTTTATGGTGACTTGTCTCTTCGCTGGCGGTGACTTTGTGCGTGAAGTGAGCGGCGGTAAACATTGGTTTATGTTCGCGCTGATGCAATCCATCACGTTTGCCGGTGGTGTGTACGTTATCCTGCAAGGTGTGCGTATGGTGATTGCGGAAATCGTACCTGCGTTCAAAGGCATCTCGGACAAACTCGTACCGAATGCTAAACCTGCGCTAGATTGCCCAGTGGTTTTCCCTTACGCCCCGAATGCAGTATTGGTGGGTTTCCTATCAAGTTTTGCTGCGGGTTTGCTTGGCATGTTCCTACTGTACGTAATGGGCTTAACCGTGATTATTCCAGGCGTGGTTCCACACTTCTTCGTTGGTGCTGCAGCTGGGGTATTTGGTAACGCCACCGGTGGTCGCCGTGGCGCAATCCTAGGGGCTTTTGCCCAAGGTCTGCTGATCACCTTCCTACCTGTCTTCCTGATGCCAGTACTGGGTGATCTTGGCTTTGCCAACACCACCTTCAGTGACGCGGACTTCGGTGCTGTCGGTATTCTACTTGGTCTGATTGTGCGTTAA
- a CDS encoding PTS sugar transporter subunit IIB, giving the protein MKIMVVCGHGLGTSLMMEMSIKAIVKDLNVDAAIDHIDLGSAKGTDCDIFIGTNDITDQLKSLGVEPKIVSLDNMVDKVAMKDRLSAALQELGAL; this is encoded by the coding sequence ATGAAAATTATGGTTGTTTGCGGTCATGGTTTAGGCACTAGCCTAATGATGGAAATGAGTATTAAAGCGATTGTTAAAGATCTGAATGTCGACGCTGCCATTGATCATATTGATCTGGGCAGTGCCAAAGGCACCGATTGCGACATCTTTATCGGCACTAACGACATCACCGATCAGTTAAAATCTCTGGGTGTAGAACCTAAGATTGTCAGCCTAGATAACATGGTAGATAAGGTGGCAATGAAAGATCGCTTATCTGCTGCACTTCAAGAACTTGGCGCACTTTAA
- a CDS encoding PTS sugar transporter subunit IIA, with protein sequence MLSELITSDVIRVHPQATDWQDAVQKSCQALIDNGAVEARYVDAIFRSHQELGPYYVIGPGMAMPHARPEDGVNRLALAITVIQQGVHFDSEGNDPVKMLVTLAATDSNSHVGAIAKLAELFMNEEHVEQICQAQTPDDVLAVIKNY encoded by the coding sequence ATGCTAAGTGAACTGATTACCTCTGACGTTATTCGAGTCCACCCTCAAGCAACAGATTGGCAAGATGCGGTTCAAAAATCGTGTCAGGCACTCATTGATAATGGTGCAGTCGAAGCACGTTACGTCGACGCTATTTTTCGCTCACACCAAGAACTTGGGCCCTACTATGTAATTGGCCCGGGCATGGCCATGCCGCACGCTCGTCCAGAAGATGGCGTCAACCGCCTGGCGTTGGCGATCACCGTTATTCAACAAGGTGTTCATTTCGATTCTGAAGGTAATGATCCTGTAAAAATGCTGGTGACGCTTGCGGCTACCGACAGCAATAGCCATGTCGGGGCAATTGCAAAACTGGCAGAACTTTTTATGAATGAAGAGCATGTCGAACAGATTTGCCAAGCTCAAACTCCTGACGATGTCCTAGCGGTCATCAAGAACTATTAA
- a CDS encoding LacI family DNA-binding transcriptional regulator, translating into MSEPRKRRSTGSVTLADVAKKAGVGTMTVSRALRTPELVSDKLRDKIQQVVDELGYIPNKAAGALASAESYSIALILPSLVEKSCALFLPSFQHTLNKAGYQLLLGYSDYSTEQEEKLLSTFLEDRPAGVVLFGSSHSDRTHQLLHSANTQVLEIAELSSEPRYMNIGVDHFDVGKVCTKHLVEQGFRNIGFIGARGNHSTLQRKLHGWQSAMIENYLTPDHFLTTHEAPSAQLGAEGLAKLLLRDSTLDALVCSHEEIAIGALFECHRRVLKVPGDMAIICLEGSTLAEHAYPSISSAEYDYDNMGTRAAEKLLHAIKGERFQEVTDLGFRLKRRSSTQVKS; encoded by the coding sequence ATGAGCGAACCTCGAAAACGAAGAAGCACAGGGAGCGTCACCCTAGCCGATGTGGCCAAGAAAGCTGGCGTAGGAACCATGACGGTATCGCGTGCATTGCGCACACCAGAACTCGTTTCAGATAAGTTACGAGATAAGATTCAACAAGTCGTCGATGAGCTTGGCTACATTCCCAATAAAGCTGCTGGTGCACTTGCTTCGGCAGAGAGTTATTCGATAGCACTGATTTTGCCTTCATTGGTGGAGAAATCGTGTGCGCTGTTTTTGCCCTCTTTTCAGCACACGCTCAACAAGGCGGGTTACCAACTCTTGCTGGGTTACAGCGATTATTCGACAGAGCAAGAAGAAAAATTACTCAGCACGTTTCTGGAAGATAGGCCGGCAGGGGTGGTGTTGTTTGGCAGCAGCCACAGTGATCGCACGCATCAACTTTTGCACAGTGCCAACACACAGGTTCTTGAAATCGCGGAACTGAGCAGCGAGCCTCGCTATATGAACATTGGCGTAGATCACTTTGATGTGGGCAAGGTTTGTACCAAACATTTGGTAGAACAAGGTTTTCGTAATATTGGCTTTATCGGTGCGCGTGGGAATCACTCAACCTTGCAACGAAAACTGCATGGTTGGCAAAGTGCCATGATTGAAAACTACCTCACGCCGGATCATTTTCTTACCACTCATGAGGCGCCATCAGCTCAATTAGGGGCTGAAGGTTTGGCAAAGCTGCTGTTGCGTGATTCCACGCTGGACGCGCTGGTGTGTAGCCATGAGGAAATTGCCATTGGGGCGCTGTTTGAATGTCATCGCCGCGTGCTCAAGGTGCCGGGCGATATGGCGATCATCTGTTTAGAAGGTTCCACGCTCGCTGAGCACGCTTATCCCAGCATCAGCAGTGCAGAATACGACTACGATAATATGGGCACACGCGCAGCGGAGAAGTTACTCCATGCGATTAAAGGTGAGCGTTTTCAAGAAGTGACGGATTTAGGCTTTCGACTCAAGCGCAGATCAAGTACGCAAGTGAAGTCGTAA
- a CDS encoding ferric reductase-like transmembrane domain-containing protein, giving the protein MDRVKQSIGIAVTIMTLLWLQAEPSLFSSQNVFQWRSALVQYSGILALMMFSVAMLLALRLATIERWTQGIDKGYRIHKWLGIVGLSLGVFHWFTYHLPKWLISLELLEKPLRFDGSGPHGQLSELGVWLKQAKPVAMAMGEWGFYLLIALVVVSLWSAVKYKSFRLSHQLMPVAYLLIAAHAFILLKKAYLGTPIYWITLLFLSVGSLAALYSLFGLIGKKARYAAQVTRLHYCPNSQTLDLTVTVENRWNGHKAGQFVYLRFADEEPHPFTIASATQGNQLRFLIKELGDFTTGLRDRIRVGEQLEIEGPYGQFDFSANKAQIWIGGGVGIAPFMAGLEALAAIEHSRRVHLFFCCQKVDPQMCEELKRKAHAAHASLTIIDASVAPLLTAEDIAKQCGDLRDYDFYFCGPVAFSHALKQALKPYRVDTRQRFHEEWFVMR; this is encoded by the coding sequence ATGGACAGAGTAAAACAATCGATAGGGATCGCCGTCACCATCATGACGCTTTTGTGGCTGCAAGCCGAGCCTTCGCTTTTCTCTTCACAAAATGTGTTTCAATGGCGCTCAGCCCTTGTTCAGTACTCCGGTATTCTGGCACTTATGATGTTCTCAGTCGCTATGCTGCTTGCGTTGCGCCTTGCCACTATTGAGCGTTGGACTCAGGGGATCGACAAAGGGTATCGGATCCACAAATGGCTTGGCATTGTGGGTTTATCGCTCGGTGTGTTTCATTGGTTTACTTACCATTTACCTAAATGGTTAATCTCTCTCGAGCTGCTGGAAAAACCGCTTCGCTTCGATGGCAGTGGCCCACATGGCCAGCTTTCTGAATTGGGCGTGTGGTTAAAACAAGCGAAACCTGTTGCCATGGCGATGGGGGAGTGGGGATTTTATCTGCTGATTGCCTTAGTCGTGGTGTCATTATGGTCTGCGGTTAAGTACAAATCCTTCCGCTTGAGTCACCAATTGATGCCAGTAGCTTACCTATTGATTGCTGCGCACGCTTTTATTTTGCTGAAAAAAGCGTATTTGGGCACGCCTATCTACTGGATCACGTTATTGTTTTTAAGCGTGGGAAGTTTGGCGGCGCTCTACAGTTTGTTTGGATTGATAGGCAAGAAAGCACGCTATGCAGCCCAGGTAACTCGACTCCATTATTGCCCGAATAGCCAAACGTTGGATTTGACTGTCACGGTTGAAAACAGATGGAATGGGCACAAAGCGGGTCAGTTTGTCTATCTACGATTTGCCGATGAAGAGCCTCATCCCTTTACCATTGCTAGTGCAACGCAAGGCAATCAACTGCGTTTTCTCATTAAAGAACTGGGTGATTTTACCACGGGTTTACGCGATCGAATCCGTGTTGGTGAGCAGCTTGAAATCGAAGGGCCTTACGGTCAGTTTGATTTCTCAGCAAATAAAGCGCAGATCTGGATTGGTGGTGGGGTCGGGATTGCCCCGTTTATGGCCGGCTTAGAGGCCTTAGCCGCAATAGAACATTCCCGACGCGTGCATCTTTTCTTCTGTTGCCAGAAAGTGGATCCGCAGATGTGTGAGGAACTTAAGCGTAAAGCGCACGCTGCTCACGCCTCACTGACCATTATCGATGCGAGCGTGGCCCCTTTATTGACTGCGGAAGACATTGCCAAGCAATGCGGTGACCTGCGCGACTATGATTTCTACTTCTGTGGACCTGTGGCTTTCTCGCATGCCTTAAAGCAAGCGCTAAAACCCTATCGGGTCGATACTCGTCAGCGCTTTCACGAAGAATGGTTTGTGATGCGCTAA
- a CDS encoding ATP-binding cassette domain-containing protein, whose amino-acid sequence MPVIHAQQLSYQLNSGEWLFHHLDFQLYEGRTALVGRNGVGKSLLLQLLVGQRTPTSGYVVAHGRIGYYSQQASDQKPQGSIAQYLGVSQKLNALKQIEKGSMDPLHFELLEEDWQIEHTTQALLDELRITQPLDASCQQLSGGQLAMLTLKRLFLADNEVLILDEPSNHLDHIGKQWLIEQMRLESRPILLVSHDRALLMAVDRVVRLTSEGLHWFDGHYAQYHQQWQAQQEAVTRKLNHLQREQKAIQREIQKSKEKAQKRESQGKKKRTSGSQPKILTDGMKNSAENRRASANIKEQNQLKRNQHLQHNLKQKLVLEEEPKLYLSETHEHKKRTLLNVKDYRTQGLTHTPLSFQLKQGERYRLFGANGVGKSRLLKALTGLHKEYSGEICRYAPAVYLDQHYQIINLQLSLLENLTHFCSGITTNEARLLLAGIGFRRESVDRQAAHLSGGEKMKLAMLMVSHVPNQPLLLLDEPDNHLDLESKQALAHALARYQGALILVSHDDHFVAEAQITRSWHL is encoded by the coding sequence ATGCCCGTTATTCACGCACAGCAACTGAGCTATCAATTAAACAGCGGTGAATGGTTATTTCACCATCTTGATTTTCAACTTTACGAGGGACGAACGGCGTTGGTAGGCCGAAATGGTGTGGGTAAGTCTCTCCTGCTGCAATTGCTGGTGGGCCAAAGGACGCCGACATCAGGTTATGTTGTTGCTCATGGCCGAATTGGCTACTACTCACAACAAGCATCCGATCAAAAGCCACAAGGCTCCATTGCGCAATACCTTGGTGTCAGTCAAAAACTGAATGCCCTCAAGCAAATAGAAAAGGGCAGTATGGATCCGCTTCATTTTGAACTGCTGGAAGAAGATTGGCAGATTGAGCACACCACGCAAGCTTTGCTTGATGAGCTTAGGATCACGCAACCACTCGATGCCAGTTGTCAGCAACTTAGCGGTGGACAGCTTGCGATGCTCACTTTAAAGCGCTTATTTTTGGCGGACAACGAGGTGTTGATCCTTGATGAGCCGAGTAATCATCTCGACCACATTGGTAAACAATGGTTGATTGAGCAAATGAGGCTCGAGTCGCGGCCAATCTTGTTGGTGAGCCATGATCGCGCTTTGTTGATGGCGGTGGATCGAGTCGTGCGTTTGACATCCGAAGGGTTGCACTGGTTTGATGGTCACTATGCGCAATATCATCAGCAGTGGCAGGCGCAGCAAGAAGCGGTGACTCGCAAGCTCAATCATCTGCAACGTGAACAAAAAGCAATACAACGCGAGATACAAAAGAGCAAAGAGAAAGCGCAGAAGCGAGAAAGCCAGGGTAAGAAAAAGCGTACGTCAGGTAGCCAACCCAAAATATTGACAGATGGCATGAAAAACAGCGCTGAAAATCGCCGCGCGAGCGCCAACATCAAGGAGCAAAATCAACTTAAGCGAAATCAGCATCTGCAGCACAATTTAAAGCAGAAGTTGGTGCTAGAGGAAGAGCCAAAGTTGTACTTGTCTGAAACGCATGAGCACAAAAAGAGGACGTTGCTGAATGTGAAAGATTATCGAACGCAAGGGCTTACGCACACGCCTCTCTCCTTTCAGCTCAAACAAGGAGAACGCTACCGTTTGTTTGGTGCCAATGGCGTGGGGAAAAGCAGGCTACTGAAAGCGTTGACCGGTCTACATAAGGAATACAGTGGTGAAATTTGCCGTTATGCGCCTGCGGTTTATCTTGACCAACACTACCAAATCATCAACCTTCAGCTCTCTTTGCTGGAAAATCTCACCCACTTTTGCTCTGGGATAACCACCAATGAGGCTCGTCTGTTGCTTGCTGGTATCGGTTTTCGTCGAGAGAGCGTTGATCGGCAAGCGGCACATCTGAGTGGCGGTGAGAAAATGAAATTGGCGATGTTGATGGTAAGCCATGTACCTAACCAGCCTCTATTGCTGTTGGATGAACCGGACAATCATCTCGATTTGGAATCCAAACAGGCATTGGCCCACGCGCTGGCCCGCTACCAGGGCGCATTAATTTTGGTGAGTCACGACGATCATTTTGTCGCTGAAGCGCAAATTACGCGGAGTTGGCATTTGTAA
- a CDS encoding aromatic amino acid transporter has protein sequence MSKQPSLIGGACIIASVCVGAGMLGLPSAGAGAWTLWSLLALTLTMVVMTLSGWLLLEAFKHYELRVSFNTVTKDMLGNKVNWFNNLMVYFVGGILLYAYITSSGLILQDVLQIDSKVASVLFVAVFSAFVWHSTRAVDRISVILIVFMVLSFIFGVSGLAINVKTSVLFDTINENADYAPYAMAMLPVALTSFGYHHSVSSMRSYYGDERKAKYAILGGTIIALSLYFLWLLSIFGNLPRSEFGSVIEQGGNVDVLLKALGSVIESEKVSHAINAFSMAAILSSFIGVGLGVFDFLADLFQFNNSKMGRTQTWLVTFLPPLILSLLFPFGFIIAIGYAGAAATVWACIIPVLLAYKSRSMENGYQGFVVPGGISVLILVLGFGVLTAIFHMLAMANMLPAFTG, from the coding sequence ATGTCAAAGCAACCCTCGTTAATTGGGGGAGCGTGCATTATTGCCAGCGTCTGTGTCGGCGCAGGAATGCTCGGCCTCCCCAGTGCAGGGGCTGGCGCGTGGACGCTCTGGTCTCTATTGGCTCTCACTCTTACCATGGTCGTCATGACTCTATCTGGTTGGCTGCTGCTCGAAGCTTTTAAACACTACGAACTGCGGGTTTCCTTCAATACCGTCACCAAAGATATGCTCGGCAACAAAGTAAACTGGTTCAACAATTTGATGGTTTACTTTGTAGGTGGCATTTTGCTGTACGCTTACATCACTTCTTCTGGTCTTATCTTGCAAGATGTTCTGCAAATAGACAGTAAAGTGGCCTCTGTCTTATTCGTTGCGGTATTCTCGGCCTTTGTTTGGCATTCAACACGCGCCGTTGACCGTATCTCGGTCATTCTCATTGTCTTTATGGTTCTCAGTTTTATCTTTGGCGTTTCAGGGTTAGCGATCAACGTCAAAACCTCCGTTTTATTCGATACCATCAATGAGAATGCAGATTACGCGCCCTATGCCATGGCGATGCTTCCCGTTGCTCTAACCTCTTTTGGTTATCACCATTCCGTCTCTTCTATGCGCTCTTATTACGGTGATGAACGAAAAGCCAAGTACGCCATTCTTGGTGGAACGATTATTGCGCTTAGCCTCTATTTCTTATGGCTACTGAGCATCTTCGGCAACTTACCTCGCTCAGAGTTTGGCTCGGTGATAGAGCAAGGTGGTAATGTCGATGTGTTGCTAAAAGCACTGGGTTCGGTGATTGAATCAGAGAAGGTCTCGCACGCGATCAACGCATTCTCGATGGCGGCGATTCTCTCGTCTTTCATTGGTGTTGGATTAGGGGTGTTTGATTTCTTGGCTGATCTGTTTCAGTTCAACAACAGCAAAATGGGCAGAACGCAAACTTGGTTAGTCACCTTCCTTCCACCGTTGATCTTGTCGCTGCTGTTCCCATTTGGTTTCATCATTGCCATTGGTTATGCTGGCGCGGCGGCCACCGTCTGGGCATGTATCATCCCTGTACTGCTCGCCTACAAATCTCGTTCGATGGAGAATGGCTACCAAGGCTTTGTGGTACCAGGAGGCATATCGGTGCTCATTCTGGTTCTGGGTTTTGGTGTGTTAACCGCCATCTTCCATATGCTGGCCATGGCCAATATGCTGCCCGCATTTACGGGGTAA
- the tnaA gene encoding tryptophanase, which yields MDNFKHLPEPFRIRVIEPVKRTTREYREEAILKAGMNPFLLDSEDVFIDLLTDSGTGAITQDMQAAMFRGDEAYSGSRSYHALANAVKDIFGYEFTIPTHQGRGAEQIYIPVLIKKREIEKGLDRSKMVALSNYFFDTTQGHTQINCCVAKNVYTEEAFDTGVKADFKGNFDLEKLEEAILEAGPANVPYIVSTITCNSAGGQPVSLANLKAVYEIAQRYEIPVIMDSARFAENAYFIQQREKDYQNWSIEEITRESYKYADGLAMSAKKDAMVQMGGLLCFKDESFLDVYTECRTLCVVQEGFPTYGGLEGGAMERLAVGLYDGMRQDWLAYRINQVEYLVNGLESIGVVCQQAGGHAAFVDAGKLLPHIQADQFPAHALACELYKVAGIRAVEIGSLLLGRDPATGKQHPCPAELLRLTIPRATYTQTHMDFIIEAFGKVKANAANVKGLEFTYEPQVLRHFTARLKEIDA from the coding sequence ATGGATAATTTTAAGCATCTTCCAGAACCCTTTCGTATTCGCGTTATTGAGCCAGTAAAACGCACCACTCGCGAGTATCGCGAAGAAGCGATTTTAAAAGCGGGCATGAACCCTTTCCTACTGGATAGTGAAGATGTCTTTATCGACTTGCTGACCGACAGTGGCACAGGGGCCATCACTCAAGATATGCAAGCGGCGATGTTCCGTGGTGATGAAGCGTACAGTGGCAGCCGCAGTTATCACGCATTAGCCAACGCCGTAAAAGACATTTTTGGTTACGAATTCACCATTCCGACGCACCAAGGCCGTGGTGCAGAGCAAATCTACATTCCGGTGTTGATCAAAAAACGTGAAATCGAAAAGGGATTGGATCGCTCTAAGATGGTCGCCCTGTCGAACTACTTCTTCGATACCACCCAAGGTCACACGCAAATTAACTGCTGTGTGGCGAAAAACGTCTACACCGAAGAAGCCTTTGATACTGGCGTGAAAGCCGACTTTAAAGGCAATTTTGATTTAGAAAAGCTGGAAGAAGCGATTCTCGAAGCGGGCCCTGCCAATGTGCCGTACATCGTCAGCACCATTACCTGTAACTCTGCTGGCGGCCAACCGGTTTCACTTGCTAACTTAAAAGCGGTTTACGAGATTGCCCAACGCTATGAGATCCCTGTGATCATGGACTCAGCCCGTTTTGCGGAGAATGCTTATTTCATCCAGCAACGCGAAAAGGATTACCAAAACTGGAGCATCGAGGAGATCACCCGCGAAAGCTACAAATACGCAGATGGTTTGGCCATGTCAGCGAAAAAAGACGCCATGGTACAAATGGGCGGTCTGCTTTGCTTTAAAGATGAAAGCTTCCTAGATGTTTACACAGAATGCCGCACCTTGTGTGTGGTTCAAGAAGGTTTCCCCACTTACGGTGGCTTAGAAGGCGGTGCGATGGAGCGCTTAGCGGTTGGCCTATACGATGGTATGCGCCAAGACTGGCTAGCCTACCGAATTAACCAGGTGGAATATTTAGTGAATGGCCTCGAAAGCATTGGCGTGGTTTGTCAGCAAGCCGGTGGACACGCGGCCTTTGTTGATGCCGGTAAACTGCTTCCTCATATTCAAGCAGACCAGTTCCCTGCCCATGCTTTAGCATGCGAGCTCTATAAGGTCGCGGGTATCCGCGCGGTCGAAATCGGCTCGCTGCTCCTCGGGCGCGATCCTGCGACAGGCAAGCAGCACCCGTGTCCTGCGGAGTTACTGCGCCTAACCATTCCACGCGCCACGTATACTCAAACGCACATGGATTTCATCATCGAAGCGTTTGGTAAAGTCAAAGCCAATGCGGCAAACGTCAAAGGGCTCGAGTTCACCTATGAGCCGCAAGTCCTTCGTCACTTTACCGCGCGACTGAAGGAAATCGACGCATAA
- the tnaC gene encoding tryptophanase leader peptide, with protein sequence MTTYNTSSLWFTLDYKIAFFFPA encoded by the coding sequence ATGACCACATACAACACTTCTAGTCTCTGGTTTACACTCGATTATAAAATCGCGTTCTTCTTTCCTGCTTAA
- the copI gene encoding copper-resistant cuproprotein CopI has product MTKTLIAAALTFSATAVFANTMDHSKMDHSKMEHGKVDHSKMDHGNMKEGSMKMDHSNMMGMEGMSDVGMPAKGSKPDKIVHVILSDDMKITFKKEVKIEPNDVVQFVVMNTGKIDHEFSIGSMAEQLEHREMMKQMGNHAHDSGSTVTVQPGKAKQLMWHFHGDNKVEFACNIPGHAEAGMVKKIEL; this is encoded by the coding sequence ATGACAAAAACACTGATTGCAGCCGCACTGACTTTCTCTGCCACCGCAGTATTTGCGAACACCATGGATCACTCAAAAATGGATCATTCTAAGATGGAGCATGGAAAAGTGGACCACAGTAAAATGGATCATGGCAACATGAAAGAAGGCAGCATGAAGATGGACCACTCGAACATGATGGGAATGGAAGGCATGTCGGATGTTGGTATGCCAGCCAAAGGTTCAAAACCAGACAAAATCGTGCATGTTATTTTGAGCGATGACATGAAAATCACCTTTAAAAAAGAAGTCAAAATTGAGCCAAACGACGTAGTGCAGTTTGTTGTCATGAACACCGGTAAAATCGACCATGAGTTTTCTATCGGCTCTATGGCTGAACAGCTTGAACATCGTGAAATGATGAAGCAGATGGGCAACCATGCACATGACAGCGGCAGCACCGTGACCGTTCAACCAGGCAAAGCGAAACAACTGATGTGGCATTTCCACGGCGATAACAAAGTCGAGTTTGCATGTAACATTCCAGGCCACGCCGAAGCGGGTATGGTGAAGAAAATAGAACTGTAA